A window of the Chanodichthys erythropterus isolate Z2021 chromosome 21, ASM2448905v1, whole genome shotgun sequence genome harbors these coding sequences:
- the LOC137010654 gene encoding methyl-CpG-binding domain protein 5-like isoform X4 codes for MNGGKERECGDGRGQLAQVPIGWQRKVESSGVVYISPSGSVLSCLEQVKSYLLTDGTCKCGLECPLILPKVFNFDPGAVVKQRTAEDVKADEDVTKLCIHKRKLIAVATLHKSMELPPPSLTLTSPGGGTSVTSMTPTTQPRAIRNKTHEGQPECKNPFKVMMAAGQRHFSPDLCGPQQQDVFPVYSRQRLASGEPGPKSPYRSGHGGMLSPPSQAFGDGSLSPRTDAIGSPDGFVRNNPCGFQGTGSPSAIHSNSRIPLSSPGVMMHGSPATQSSCVMAGRTNMPLSPPVPNKSPVMKKPLCNYPPSMDSSRTVFHHKAPTAPAPPLPPPCALQNKQVSSEKDPLGILDPIPSKPNPSTFQPNAHSQVPMVNVNIPPAIVPLPSNLPLPTVKPGPVGHMQRTQHGTATSISPSPVTSPVHMSGPSLGRMEVSPQRSRSSSTSSEQGSFAVPPCGTMKVPPRSPRSSMSSPRPALPSSPSGKPDVLHQYKEIPTQLLAGMSSSMSSQHNPMYPPASGGTTPQKEHPGLLGMPLNQILNQHNAASFPASSLLSAAAKAQLANQNKLGGGGCSGGGTCSGSAGASAGLSCPLGATDTNRAVETHNTLNPMLPPNPAMIMPSSEGQSGRAALRDKLMAQQRDPLRKRKHPPNAANHENNFFNMAGMRTPCSSTEQMRKTSRLPSNTSMAQLLQSLSNHSSHMARGRNPGLVSPGRVHFGEGAVASGAAPQSAQVQQRLHGQTEAMLCPGVESQSQYSGMMNQMQATAMGNCGPVNQGGQVPLGNHVMGHTSSHFQQRVQPNVSCMLPSSSDACCSQPMTDTGDPASLSCSIGNTPQMGGVMAAAGHIYHHQHHHLHHHHQQQQLHPSLQGMHGVSTYPSQGHSFATAPFTDNNVPNSNNLPCLYQDYQGCMPDSSQPGMTSHSGDAGMYREGQQKLQGQGDASMAGGQSSVESVDAIYRAVVDAAGKGMHVTITTGMSGSTQASPVPALSAMSAFTASIGQPLSLPHAVNAVIHAPRSSEGTEQLSQPQRNRPQLPNHTRRSSEHGKNTPDGTDAHEYFRSPSAATPRPQWDESNHAHWRGEEFLECSTQVHSSPCGSKGERKSIMDCQPETHEPSDSHNDDSSSLRFNHRTASGIRERLEPMERCAQLNGTLPRGGYGEPLTGDDQSPGSSTSLEGPLLKDYTHFNGHFNGHCAPSPSDTKSLSSEEELRHPDSPSADLLHYRPRAFNVGELVWPIKGFPPWPNKLMGEEHGHNPSMQLSEQAKVEPEQLKTLTQDLQVLDRASKKNRKTGKLNHHLEAAIHEAMSELDKMSGTVHQDRQVKLPKPKRRKISR; via the exons ATGAATGGAGGTAAAGAAAGGGAGTGTGGGGATGGCAGAGGGCAGCTCGCCCAGGTGCCCATTGGCTGGCAGCGAAAGGTGGAGTCCTCGGGTGTCGTTTATATCAG tccAAGTGGATCAGTGCTGTCCTGCCTCGAGCAGGTTAAGTCTTACTTGCTGACTGATGGCACCTGTAAATGTGGTCTGGAGTGTCCTCTCATCCTACCCAAG GTTTTCAATTTTGATCCTGGTGCGGTGGTGAAGCAGAGGACTGCAGAGGATGTGAAGGCTGATGAGGATGTTACGAAGCTTTGCATCCACAAGAGGAAGCTTATCGCTGTGGCGACACTGCATAAAAGCATGGAGCTGCCACCTCCTTCCCTAACACTCACCAGTCCAGGTGGAGGCACAA GTGTGACCTCCATGACCCCTACCACACAGCCTCGAGCAATAAGGAATAAAACCCACGAGGGCCAGCCAGAATGTAAGAACCCATTTAAGGTGATGATGGCGGCGGGGCAACGGCACTTCTCTCCGGATCTGTGCGGCCCGCAGCAGCAGGACGTTTTTCCTGTGTACTCCAGGCAGAGACTGGCCAGCGGTGAGCCAGGGCCCAAGTCTCCGTACCGCAGTGGGCATGGAGGCATGTTGAGCCCTCCCTCGCAAGCCTTCGGGGATGGCTCTCTGTCCCCAAGAACAGACGCTATTGGCAGTCCTGACGGGTTTGTACGCAACAACCCCTGTGGCTTCCAGGGGACCGGCAGTCCCAGCGCCATCCACAGCAACAGCCGCATCCCTTTGTCTTCTCCTGGGGTCATGATGCACGGCTCACCCGCCACCCAGTCATCCTGCGTCATGGCTGGAAGGACTAACATGCCTCTGTCCCCCCCAGTCCCCAACAAGAGCCCCGTCATGAAAAAGCCCCTGTGCAACTACCCGCCCAGCATGGACTCGAGCAGAACTGTGTTTCACCACAAGGCTCCAACTGCTCCCGCACCCCCTCTGCCACCTCCCTGTGCCCTGCAGAATAAACAGGTGAGCTCCGAGAAGGACCCTCTTGGCATCCTGGATCCCATTCCCAGTAAACCGAACCCATCTACTTTCCAGCCCAATGCCCACTCTCAGGTACCAATGGTGAATGTAAACATCCCTCCTGCCATCGTCCCATTGCCGAGCAACCTGCCTTTGCCCACGGTGAAGCCGGGGCCGGTCGGTCACATGCAGAGGACTCAGCACGGCACAGCCACATCCATCTCCCCGTCACCCGTCACCTCTCCTGTGCACATGTCTGGGCCCTCCCTGGGCCGGATGGAAGTGTCTCCGCAACGATCCCGCTCCTCGTCCACCTCTTCCGAGCAAGGCAGCTTTGCCGTTCCCCCGTGCGGCACTATGAAGGTCCCACCACGCTCGCCCAGATCCTCCATGAGTTCGCCCCGACCTGCTTTGCCTTCCAGCCCATCTGGCAAGCCAGACGTTCTCCACCAGTACAAAGAAATACCCACCCAGCTGCTGGCAGGGATGAGTAGCAGCATGAGCAGTCAGCACAATCCCATGTATCCCCCCGCCTCAGGCGGCACCACGCCGCAGAAGGAGCACCCGGGCCTTTTGGGAATGCCACTGAACCAGATCCTTAACCAACACAACGCTGCCTCTTTCCCTGCCAGCAGTCTCCTCTCAGCTGCCGCCAAAGCACAGCTAGCAAATCAAAATAAGCTTGGAGGAGGTGGCTGCAGCGGTGGCGGCACTTGCTCAGGCAGTGCAGGGGCATCTGCTGGGCTCTCTTGCCCTCTCGGTGCGACTGATACCAACAGGGCTGTTGAAACCCACAATACTTTAAATCCTATGTTGCCACCCAACCCTGCCATGATTATGCCCAGCAGTGAGGGCCAGAGTGGACGTGCAGCCCTTCGGGACAAGCTCATGGCACAGCAGCGTGACCCTCTCCGCAAGCGCAAGCATCCTCCAAACGCTGCTAACCACGAGAATAATTTCTTCAACATGGCTGGCATGAGGACGCCCTGCTCTTCCACCGAGCAGATGAGAAAAACCTCTCGACTGCCTTCAAACACATCAATGGCTCAGTTACTCCAATCTTTGAGCAACCACAGCTCGCACATGGCCAGGGGCAGAAACCCAGGCCTTGTAAGTCCTGGTCGTGTGCACTTTGGCGAGGGGGCCGTGGCCTCTGGTGCGGCACCTCAGAGTGCACAAGTACAGCAGCGGCTGCATGGCCAGACAGAAGCCATGCTCTGCCCTGGTGTGGAGTCCCAGAGCCAGTATTCAGGCATGATGAACCAGATGCAGGCTACAGCGATGGGAAACTGTGGACCTGTGAACCAAGGAGGACAAGTTCCTCTTGGAAACCATGTGATGGGGCACACAAGCTCTCACTTTCAGCAGCGTGTCCAGCCAAATGTCAGCTGCATGCTGCCCAGCAGCAGTGATGCCTGCTGCTCACAACCCATGACTGACACAG GTGACCCTGCATCACTGAGCTGCAGCATAGGAAACACTCCTCAGATGGGTGGTGTCATGGCTGCCGCAGGGCACATATACCACCACCAACACCACCAcctccaccaccaccaccagcagcagcagctgcaCCCTTCACTGCAGGGCATGCATGGGGTCTCCACATACCCGAGCCAGGGGCATTCCTTCGCTACCGCCCCTTTTACGGACAATAACGTTCCCAACTCCAACAACTTGCCTTGCCTGTACCAGGATTATCAG GGGTGCATGCCTGACAGCAGCCAGCCTGGAATGACATCTCATTCTGGAGACGCAGGCATGTACCGAGAGGGACAGCAGAAACTACAGGGTCAGGGTGATGCTTCAATGGCAGGAGGTCAGAGTTCGGTGGAGTCAGTGGATGCGATCTACAGAGCGGTGGTGGACGCCGCCGGCAAAGGCATGCATGTGACCATCACTACCGGCATGAGCGGCAGCACGCAGGCGAGCCCCGTCCCCGCGCTCAGTGCCATGAGTGCCTTCACTGCCTCCATCGGCCAGCCGCTCAGCCTACCTCACGCCGTTAACGCAGTCATACATGCGCCGCGCAGCTCCGAGGGGACGGAGCAGCTTTCCCAGCCTCAGCGCAACCGGCCGCAGCTGCCCAACCACACGCGCAGAAGCTCCGAGCATGGGAAGAACACGCCGGACGGCACGGACGCGCATGAGTATTTCCGCTCACCCAGCGCTGCTACACCCCGTCCGCAGTGGGATGAGTCCAACCACGCTCACTGGAGAGGCGAGGAGTTTCTGGAGTGTTCCACACAGGTGCACAGCAGCCCATGCGGTAGCAAAGGAGAGAGAAAAAGCATCATGGACTGTCAGCCAGAGACCCACGAGCCCTCTGACTCTCACAACGATGACAGCTCAAGCCTGCGGTTTAACCACCGCACTGCCAGTGGCATTAGAGAGCGGCTGGAGCCCATGGAGCGATGCGCTCAGCTGAACGGCACGCTGCCTCGTGGCGGGTACGGGGAGCCACTCACCGGCGATGACCAGTCGCCCGGCTCCTCCACAAGCTTGGAAGGGCCGCTGCTCAAAGACTACACTCACTTCAACGGGCACTTTAATGGACACTGTGCACCCAGCCCCTCTGACACAAAGAGTCTCAGCAGTGAGGAGGAGCTGCGGCACCCCGACTCACCTTCAGCTGACCTGCTGCACTACAGGCCCAGGGCCTTCAACGTAGGCGAACTGGTCTGGCCAATAAAAGGCTTCCCTCCCTGGCCTAACAAACTGATGGGAGAAGAGCATGGACACAATCCCAGCATGCAACTGTCTGAACAGGCCAAG
- the LOC137010654 gene encoding methyl-CpG-binding domain protein 5-like isoform X3, with the protein MNGGKERECGDGRGQLAQVPIGWQRKVESSGVVYISPSGSVLSCLEQVKSYLLTDGTCKCGLECPLILPKVFNFDPGAVVKQRTAEDVKADEDVTKLCIHKRKLIAVATLHKSMELPPPSLTLTSPGGGTSVTSMTPTTQPRAIRNKTHEGQPECKNPFKVMMAAGQRHFSPDLCGPQQQDVFPVYSRQRLASGEPGPKSPYRSGHGGMLSPPSQAFGDGSLSPRTDAIGSPDGFVRNNPCGFQGTGSPSAIHSNSRIPLSSPGVMMHGSPATQSSCVMAGRTNMPLSPPVPNKSPVMKKPLCNYPPSMDSSRTVFHHKAPTAPAPPLPPPCALQNKQVSSEKDPLGILDPIPSKPNPSTFQPNAHSQVPMVNVNIPPAIVPLPSNLPLPTVKPGPVGHMQRTQHGTATSISPSPVTSPVHMSGPSLGRMEVSPQRSRSSSTSSEQGSFAVPPCGTMKVPPRSPRSSMSSPRPALPSSPSGKPDVLHQYKEIPTQLLAGMSSSMSSQHNPMYPPASGGTTPQKEHPGLLGMPLNQILNQHNAASFPASSLLSAAAKAQLANQNKLGGGGCSGGGTCSGSAGASAGLSCPLGATDTNRAVETHNTLNPMLPPNPAMIMPSSEGQSGRAALRDKLMAQQRDPLRKRKHPPNAANHENNFFNMAGMRTPCSSTEQMRKTSRLPSNTSMAQLLQSLSNHSSHMARGRNPGLVSPGRVHFGEGAVASGAAPQSAQVQQRLHGQTEAMLCPGVESQSQYSGMMNQMQATAMGNCGPVNQGGQVPLGNHVMGHTSSHFQQRVQPNVSCMLPSSSDACCSQPMTDTGDPASLSCSIGNTPQMGGVMAAAGHIYHHQHHHLHHHHQQQQLHPSLQGMHGVSTYPSQGHSFATAPFTDNNVPNSNNLPCLYQDYQGCMPDSSQPGMTSHSGDAGMYREGQQKLQGQGDASMAGGQSSVESVDAIYRAVVDAAGKGMHVTITTGMSGSTQASPVPALSAMSAFTASIGQPLSLPHAVNAVIHAPRSSEGTEQLSQPQRNRPQLPNHTRRSSEHGKNTPDGTDAHEYFRSPSAATPRPQWDESNHAHWRGEEFLECSTQVHSSPCGSKGERKSIMDCQPETHEPSDSHNDDSSSLRFNHRTASGIRERLEPMERCAQLNGTLPRGGYGEPLTGDDQSPGSSTSLEGPLLKDYTHFNGHFNGHCAPSPSDTKSLSSEEELRHPDSPSADLLHYRPRAFNVGELVWPIKGFPPWPNKLMGEEHGHNPSMQLSEQAKVEPEQLKTLTQDLQVLDRASKKNRKLNRKNEPEKIYTSKKSELESHTYLLHHRHGPIVVRRTGKLNHHLEAAIHEAMSELDKMSGTVHQDRQVKLPKPKRRKISR; encoded by the exons ATGAATGGAGGTAAAGAAAGGGAGTGTGGGGATGGCAGAGGGCAGCTCGCCCAGGTGCCCATTGGCTGGCAGCGAAAGGTGGAGTCCTCGGGTGTCGTTTATATCAG tccAAGTGGATCAGTGCTGTCCTGCCTCGAGCAGGTTAAGTCTTACTTGCTGACTGATGGCACCTGTAAATGTGGTCTGGAGTGTCCTCTCATCCTACCCAAG GTTTTCAATTTTGATCCTGGTGCGGTGGTGAAGCAGAGGACTGCAGAGGATGTGAAGGCTGATGAGGATGTTACGAAGCTTTGCATCCACAAGAGGAAGCTTATCGCTGTGGCGACACTGCATAAAAGCATGGAGCTGCCACCTCCTTCCCTAACACTCACCAGTCCAGGTGGAGGCACAA GTGTGACCTCCATGACCCCTACCACACAGCCTCGAGCAATAAGGAATAAAACCCACGAGGGCCAGCCAGAATGTAAGAACCCATTTAAGGTGATGATGGCGGCGGGGCAACGGCACTTCTCTCCGGATCTGTGCGGCCCGCAGCAGCAGGACGTTTTTCCTGTGTACTCCAGGCAGAGACTGGCCAGCGGTGAGCCAGGGCCCAAGTCTCCGTACCGCAGTGGGCATGGAGGCATGTTGAGCCCTCCCTCGCAAGCCTTCGGGGATGGCTCTCTGTCCCCAAGAACAGACGCTATTGGCAGTCCTGACGGGTTTGTACGCAACAACCCCTGTGGCTTCCAGGGGACCGGCAGTCCCAGCGCCATCCACAGCAACAGCCGCATCCCTTTGTCTTCTCCTGGGGTCATGATGCACGGCTCACCCGCCACCCAGTCATCCTGCGTCATGGCTGGAAGGACTAACATGCCTCTGTCCCCCCCAGTCCCCAACAAGAGCCCCGTCATGAAAAAGCCCCTGTGCAACTACCCGCCCAGCATGGACTCGAGCAGAACTGTGTTTCACCACAAGGCTCCAACTGCTCCCGCACCCCCTCTGCCACCTCCCTGTGCCCTGCAGAATAAACAGGTGAGCTCCGAGAAGGACCCTCTTGGCATCCTGGATCCCATTCCCAGTAAACCGAACCCATCTACTTTCCAGCCCAATGCCCACTCTCAGGTACCAATGGTGAATGTAAACATCCCTCCTGCCATCGTCCCATTGCCGAGCAACCTGCCTTTGCCCACGGTGAAGCCGGGGCCGGTCGGTCACATGCAGAGGACTCAGCACGGCACAGCCACATCCATCTCCCCGTCACCCGTCACCTCTCCTGTGCACATGTCTGGGCCCTCCCTGGGCCGGATGGAAGTGTCTCCGCAACGATCCCGCTCCTCGTCCACCTCTTCCGAGCAAGGCAGCTTTGCCGTTCCCCCGTGCGGCACTATGAAGGTCCCACCACGCTCGCCCAGATCCTCCATGAGTTCGCCCCGACCTGCTTTGCCTTCCAGCCCATCTGGCAAGCCAGACGTTCTCCACCAGTACAAAGAAATACCCACCCAGCTGCTGGCAGGGATGAGTAGCAGCATGAGCAGTCAGCACAATCCCATGTATCCCCCCGCCTCAGGCGGCACCACGCCGCAGAAGGAGCACCCGGGCCTTTTGGGAATGCCACTGAACCAGATCCTTAACCAACACAACGCTGCCTCTTTCCCTGCCAGCAGTCTCCTCTCAGCTGCCGCCAAAGCACAGCTAGCAAATCAAAATAAGCTTGGAGGAGGTGGCTGCAGCGGTGGCGGCACTTGCTCAGGCAGTGCAGGGGCATCTGCTGGGCTCTCTTGCCCTCTCGGTGCGACTGATACCAACAGGGCTGTTGAAACCCACAATACTTTAAATCCTATGTTGCCACCCAACCCTGCCATGATTATGCCCAGCAGTGAGGGCCAGAGTGGACGTGCAGCCCTTCGGGACAAGCTCATGGCACAGCAGCGTGACCCTCTCCGCAAGCGCAAGCATCCTCCAAACGCTGCTAACCACGAGAATAATTTCTTCAACATGGCTGGCATGAGGACGCCCTGCTCTTCCACCGAGCAGATGAGAAAAACCTCTCGACTGCCTTCAAACACATCAATGGCTCAGTTACTCCAATCTTTGAGCAACCACAGCTCGCACATGGCCAGGGGCAGAAACCCAGGCCTTGTAAGTCCTGGTCGTGTGCACTTTGGCGAGGGGGCCGTGGCCTCTGGTGCGGCACCTCAGAGTGCACAAGTACAGCAGCGGCTGCATGGCCAGACAGAAGCCATGCTCTGCCCTGGTGTGGAGTCCCAGAGCCAGTATTCAGGCATGATGAACCAGATGCAGGCTACAGCGATGGGAAACTGTGGACCTGTGAACCAAGGAGGACAAGTTCCTCTTGGAAACCATGTGATGGGGCACACAAGCTCTCACTTTCAGCAGCGTGTCCAGCCAAATGTCAGCTGCATGCTGCCCAGCAGCAGTGATGCCTGCTGCTCACAACCCATGACTGACACAG GTGACCCTGCATCACTGAGCTGCAGCATAGGAAACACTCCTCAGATGGGTGGTGTCATGGCTGCCGCAGGGCACATATACCACCACCAACACCACCAcctccaccaccaccaccagcagcagcagctgcaCCCTTCACTGCAGGGCATGCATGGGGTCTCCACATACCCGAGCCAGGGGCATTCCTTCGCTACCGCCCCTTTTACGGACAATAACGTTCCCAACTCCAACAACTTGCCTTGCCTGTACCAGGATTATCAG GGGTGCATGCCTGACAGCAGCCAGCCTGGAATGACATCTCATTCTGGAGACGCAGGCATGTACCGAGAGGGACAGCAGAAACTACAGGGTCAGGGTGATGCTTCAATGGCAGGAGGTCAGAGTTCGGTGGAGTCAGTGGATGCGATCTACAGAGCGGTGGTGGACGCCGCCGGCAAAGGCATGCATGTGACCATCACTACCGGCATGAGCGGCAGCACGCAGGCGAGCCCCGTCCCCGCGCTCAGTGCCATGAGTGCCTTCACTGCCTCCATCGGCCAGCCGCTCAGCCTACCTCACGCCGTTAACGCAGTCATACATGCGCCGCGCAGCTCCGAGGGGACGGAGCAGCTTTCCCAGCCTCAGCGCAACCGGCCGCAGCTGCCCAACCACACGCGCAGAAGCTCCGAGCATGGGAAGAACACGCCGGACGGCACGGACGCGCATGAGTATTTCCGCTCACCCAGCGCTGCTACACCCCGTCCGCAGTGGGATGAGTCCAACCACGCTCACTGGAGAGGCGAGGAGTTTCTGGAGTGTTCCACACAGGTGCACAGCAGCCCATGCGGTAGCAAAGGAGAGAGAAAAAGCATCATGGACTGTCAGCCAGAGACCCACGAGCCCTCTGACTCTCACAACGATGACAGCTCAAGCCTGCGGTTTAACCACCGCACTGCCAGTGGCATTAGAGAGCGGCTGGAGCCCATGGAGCGATGCGCTCAGCTGAACGGCACGCTGCCTCGTGGCGGGTACGGGGAGCCACTCACCGGCGATGACCAGTCGCCCGGCTCCTCCACAAGCTTGGAAGGGCCGCTGCTCAAAGACTACACTCACTTCAACGGGCACTTTAATGGACACTGTGCACCCAGCCCCTCTGACACAAAGAGTCTCAGCAGTGAGGAGGAGCTGCGGCACCCCGACTCACCTTCAGCTGACCTGCTGCACTACAGGCCCAGGGCCTTCAACGTAGGCGAACTGGTCTGGCCAATAAAAGGCTTCCCTCCCTGGCCTAACAAACTGATGGGAGAAGAGCATGGACACAATCCCAGCATGCAACTGTCTGAACAGGCCAAG